In Gimesia benthica, a single window of DNA contains:
- a CDS encoding sigma-54 interaction domain-containing protein: MTAKKRILVQWIGHSDFRALAGSLPANRAKKILDRLKGSPSEEENLGPTKTLLSTQKFDEVRLLSNYDKEWNKWFQSWLNTPTDLIQVDLEKPTDYRGIFEIVDRELSTLKESKSWSNSELCLHLSPGTPAMSAVLLLLGKTRYPATFYETSRDGKSWITDIPFDLIDIIPEILRKPDAYLQHLSTRAPAEIKGFEDLAGDSRAIRDAVGRAQRAAIRSVSILLIGESGTGKEMFAQAIHKASQRHDKPLKTVNSAALSKSLLESELFGHRKGAFTGADSDREGLFEAADGGTLFLDEIGECDLETQAKLLRVLQPVTGEGPSVRYICRLGENKDRKVDVRIIAATNKDLFAAIQSGEFREDLYYRLANLLINLPPLRDRKSDIPKIANHLLGMLNQQFEAEEPGYIHKSLSASAISFVKSQPWKGNVRQLYNALMQAAILTDGSEIGKKEIDASIAQTPDSARTLNSVMDRPLGDDFNLEEHLNDIHRKYLARALEDAHGVKAEAARLLGIKNYQTLDAQLKRLGVQDTGDKKKRTKRK, translated from the coding sequence ATGACAGCAAAGAAACGCATTCTTGTTCAATGGATCGGCCATAGTGACTTTCGGGCATTGGCTGGAAGTTTACCTGCGAACAGAGCAAAGAAAATCTTAGATCGCCTCAAAGGTTCTCCCTCTGAAGAGGAAAATCTGGGACCAACCAAGACCCTGCTCTCCACTCAGAAGTTTGATGAAGTACGCCTTCTCAGTAACTATGACAAAGAGTGGAATAAGTGGTTTCAGAGCTGGTTGAATACCCCCACTGATCTGATTCAGGTAGATCTGGAAAAACCGACCGATTATCGGGGGATCTTCGAGATTGTCGACCGGGAATTGTCCACATTAAAGGAGTCAAAAAGCTGGTCCAATTCTGAATTGTGTCTCCACTTAAGCCCTGGCACACCGGCCATGTCTGCCGTTCTGTTGTTGCTGGGGAAAACGCGTTACCCTGCTACTTTTTACGAAACATCCAGGGATGGGAAGTCATGGATCACAGATATCCCTTTTGATCTGATCGACATTATCCCTGAGATTTTGCGAAAACCTGACGCCTATTTACAGCATCTATCAACACGGGCACCGGCTGAAATCAAAGGGTTCGAAGACCTTGCTGGCGATAGCCGTGCGATCCGAGATGCGGTGGGGAGAGCTCAACGTGCTGCCATTCGAAGCGTTTCCATCCTGTTGATCGGAGAGAGCGGTACTGGTAAAGAAATGTTTGCCCAGGCCATTCATAAAGCCAGTCAACGCCATGACAAGCCCTTAAAAACAGTTAACTCTGCTGCCCTCTCTAAAAGTCTGCTTGAATCAGAACTCTTTGGTCATCGAAAGGGGGCATTTACCGGAGCTGATAGTGACCGGGAAGGCCTTTTTGAAGCTGCTGATGGCGGGACCCTCTTCCTGGACGAAATCGGTGAGTGCGATTTGGAAACCCAGGCAAAACTACTTCGCGTATTGCAGCCAGTGACTGGAGAAGGCCCCTCAGTTCGATATATCTGTCGTCTGGGAGAGAATAAAGATCGAAAGGTTGACGTTAGAATCATTGCGGCAACCAACAAAGATCTGTTTGCAGCAATACAGTCGGGAGAATTCCGGGAAGACCTTTATTACAGGCTGGCGAACCTGTTGATCAATCTTCCCCCACTCCGAGACCGAAAGTCTGATATACCAAAAATCGCGAATCATTTACTGGGAATGCTGAATCAGCAGTTCGAAGCAGAAGAACCGGGCTACATTCACAAATCCCTTTCTGCTTCCGCAATTTCATTTGTGAAATCACAACCCTGGAAAGGGAATGTACGACAACTGTACAATGCTCTCATGCAGGCGGCGATCCTGACCGATGGCAGTGAAATCGGGAAGAAAGAAATTGACGCATCCATTGCCCAAACTCCTGATTCAGCCCGGACTCTGAACTCGGTAATGGATCGTCCTCTCGGGGATGATTTTAATCTGGAAGAACATCTGAATGACATACATCGTAAATACTTAGCACGTGCGTTAGAGGATGCTCATGGGGTCAAAGCAGAGGCTGCAAGGTTGTTGGGAATTAAAAACTATCAGACACTTGACGCCCAGCTGAAACGTCTGGGAGTTCAGGATACCGGGGATAAGAAAAAGAGAACCAAACGAAAATAG
- a CDS encoding DEAD/DEAH box helicase family protein, producing the protein MKSINFEFLRPKWPELAGLGGFAEAYAHPDPVGAISKLRVFCEQIVEWIHDNQRLPKPFKANLNDLLHNQPFKDVVPEVILAKLHALRMEGNNAAHGNKGDTTTALRLINESYNISRWLHVNYASGNVADCPDYVEPPEGGVEGYQKRKEKRAILERITAQEAQMQKLLADLEKERSDREKERSRADQAEATAQERQAALEAALQATQQLQTIDPMAFNEEETRNYLIDQMLTDEGWDVGKGFTDTEEVKKEDLLTGQPTESGQGKADYVLFDDNGKPLAVIEAKRTSKDASLGRKQAVLYADGVEEKYGQRPVIFYTNGYDLWIWNDAADEPPRKIYGFYSKDSLQHLHFQRTAKLPVSEVSANPEIAGRMYQIEAVRRVVEKFAEKKRKALIVQATGTGKTRVSISLCDAMVKANWAKRILFLCDRRELRRQANNAFNEFLPSLPRTFVTGKSAGNTVDRIFLSTYPAMIKVYESFDVGFFDLIIADESHRSLYNRYRELFEYFDCYQVGLTATPIAYLKSDRNTFKMFQCEIGDPTAHYTFEEAINHNPPYLVPFEVDNHTTEFLREGIKYSEMSDEQKAQLLDDIDLPEGVDFDPSQVNKLVFNKDTNRRILRNLMDNGIRVGSRIGKTIVFACNMRHARLLEELFNEMYPQYGGKFCQTIVSDDPRAESLIDDFKGNGTNPDLTVAISVDMLDTGIDVPECVNLVFAKPVGSPVKFWQMIGRGTRLCKDLFGHGKDKTHFQIFDHCGNFEKWEQDYKPADPSRDKSLSEHVFTARIELAELALEQQNVSAFEIATSLIHQQIADLPRNSIAIKEKWKLVQSVSSEETVKQFDAATKATLQQDIAPLMQWVDINKYEEAYKFDRLIAQLQSELIRGGGKFADYQATVKNLVSSLRINLSQVKAKLSVIERVKSDEFWVEVTIEDLEEVRKQLRGIIQFRRKDDPSRFEPVVLDVTEDESQIQQNKHKVRLDKLDDLDMVAYRNRVNQVLQTIIDQNETLRKIRLGQPVTEKDLEDLCSLVLTQEPGLDLHDLMEYFKQAKSLDQAIRGIIGMDAEAVHQRFTKFVQAHPNLASHQIKFLDLLQNHIAKYGSIKTDELFQPPFTSLHSDGLDGLFEGTLADELFDIIDSFQEQKE; encoded by the coding sequence ATGAAATCAATCAACTTTGAGTTTCTCAGACCAAAGTGGCCAGAACTGGCAGGCTTGGGGGGATTTGCAGAAGCTTACGCACATCCGGATCCCGTCGGTGCTATTTCCAAGCTCCGAGTCTTCTGTGAACAAATTGTCGAATGGATTCATGATAACCAGCGACTCCCCAAACCCTTCAAGGCAAATCTCAACGACCTTCTCCACAACCAGCCTTTTAAAGACGTCGTTCCTGAAGTCATTCTTGCTAAACTTCATGCACTTCGTATGGAAGGGAATAATGCGGCCCATGGAAACAAGGGAGATACGACAACCGCTCTCCGGTTAATCAACGAGTCCTACAATATTTCTCGTTGGTTGCACGTTAATTATGCCAGCGGCAATGTCGCAGATTGTCCTGACTATGTAGAACCACCAGAGGGAGGTGTCGAAGGATACCAAAAGCGTAAAGAGAAGAGAGCGATCCTGGAACGCATTACTGCCCAGGAAGCTCAAATGCAAAAACTGCTAGCTGATCTGGAAAAAGAACGTTCTGACCGAGAAAAAGAACGCTCAAGAGCAGATCAGGCAGAAGCGACAGCCCAAGAACGTCAGGCCGCTTTGGAAGCAGCTCTGCAGGCAACCCAGCAACTGCAGACCATTGATCCTATGGCATTCAATGAGGAAGAGACGCGAAATTATCTAATCGACCAGATGCTCACGGATGAAGGCTGGGATGTGGGTAAAGGGTTCACTGACACTGAAGAAGTCAAGAAAGAAGATCTCTTAACAGGCCAACCTACAGAATCAGGCCAAGGGAAAGCTGACTATGTATTATTTGATGATAATGGTAAACCATTAGCGGTTATTGAAGCCAAACGGACTAGTAAGGATGCCAGCTTAGGCCGTAAACAGGCAGTCCTCTACGCCGATGGAGTAGAGGAAAAGTATGGCCAGCGTCCCGTCATTTTCTATACCAACGGTTATGATCTCTGGATCTGGAACGACGCAGCTGATGAGCCACCACGCAAGATTTATGGTTTCTATTCCAAGGACAGCCTGCAACATCTACACTTCCAACGAACAGCAAAACTTCCTGTCAGTGAAGTCTCTGCCAATCCGGAAATCGCAGGACGAATGTATCAGATTGAAGCCGTCCGGCGTGTGGTTGAAAAGTTTGCCGAAAAAAAACGAAAGGCTTTAATAGTTCAAGCCACGGGGACAGGAAAAACCCGAGTTTCGATTTCACTCTGTGACGCAATGGTCAAAGCAAACTGGGCCAAACGAATTCTGTTCCTGTGCGACCGTCGCGAACTCCGACGCCAGGCGAACAATGCCTTCAATGAATTCCTGCCATCCTTACCACGCACGTTTGTTACAGGGAAATCTGCCGGAAATACTGTCGATCGTATTTTTCTATCAACCTATCCCGCCATGATAAAGGTCTATGAATCATTTGATGTCGGATTCTTTGACCTGATAATTGCCGACGAATCTCACCGCAGCCTCTATAACCGTTATCGGGAGCTGTTTGAGTATTTTGATTGTTATCAAGTCGGTTTAACCGCAACTCCCATTGCATATCTAAAGTCTGATCGAAATACGTTCAAAATGTTTCAGTGCGAGATTGGAGATCCGACAGCTCATTACACATTCGAAGAGGCAATCAACCATAATCCTCCCTACCTGGTACCGTTTGAAGTAGATAATCATACCACCGAGTTCTTAAGAGAAGGAATCAAGTACTCGGAAATGTCAGATGAGCAGAAGGCTCAACTTCTTGATGACATTGATCTCCCCGAAGGTGTTGACTTTGATCCCAGTCAGGTAAACAAGCTGGTCTTCAACAAGGATACAAACCGTCGGATTCTTCGCAATCTGATGGATAACGGAATCCGGGTCGGCAGTCGGATCGGCAAAACGATTGTTTTTGCCTGCAACATGAGGCATGCCCGATTACTGGAAGAACTGTTTAATGAGATGTACCCGCAGTACGGTGGAAAGTTCTGTCAGACGATTGTCAGCGATGATCCCAGGGCTGAATCTCTCATTGATGACTTTAAAGGTAATGGGACTAATCCGGATCTGACAGTAGCTATTTCAGTGGACATGCTGGATACCGGTATTGATGTCCCAGAATGTGTCAATTTAGTTTTCGCAAAGCCGGTTGGGTCTCCCGTGAAATTCTGGCAGATGATTGGGCGAGGAACTCGGCTATGCAAAGACCTGTTTGGACATGGAAAGGATAAAACCCACTTTCAGATTTTCGATCACTGTGGAAACTTTGAAAAATGGGAACAGGATTACAAGCCTGCTGATCCTTCACGAGATAAATCACTTAGCGAACATGTCTTTACTGCTCGTATTGAGCTGGCAGAGCTGGCTCTGGAACAACAGAATGTGTCTGCTTTTGAGATCGCCACAAGCCTTATCCATCAACAGATTGCCGATCTGCCCAGAAATAGCATCGCGATCAAGGAAAAATGGAAGCTGGTCCAATCCGTCTCTTCAGAAGAGACAGTAAAACAGTTTGATGCAGCCACGAAAGCGACATTACAACAGGACATTGCCCCTTTGATGCAGTGGGTCGACATCAACAAGTATGAAGAAGCTTATAAATTCGACCGTCTGATTGCCCAGCTCCAGTCTGAACTCATTCGGGGCGGAGGGAAATTTGCTGATTATCAGGCTACAGTAAAAAACCTGGTAAGCAGCTTGCGAATCAATCTGTCCCAGGTAAAAGCTAAACTTTCAGTTATTGAACGGGTCAAGAGTGACGAGTTCTGGGTTGAAGTCACCATCGAGGATTTGGAAGAGGTCCGTAAGCAATTGCGAGGAATCATTCAATTCCGTCGTAAAGATGATCCCAGCCGTTTTGAACCAGTTGTCCTAGATGTCACGGAAGACGAATCACAGATCCAGCAAAACAAACATAAGGTTCGCCTGGATAAACTTGATGACCTGGACATGGTTGCCTATCGCAACCGGGTGAATCAAGTTCTGCAGACGATCATTGATCAGAATGAAACTCTGCGAAAAATACGTCTCGGACAACCGGTCACTGAAAAAGATCTCGAAGACCTCTGCTCTCTTGTACTGACTCAGGAACCAGGACTCGATCTACACGACTTGATGGAATATTTCAAGCAGGCCAAATCACTCGATCAGGCCATCCGCGGAATCATCGGCATGGATGCGGAAGCGGTTCATCAACGTTTTACAAAGTTCGTACAGGCCCATCCCAATCTGGCTTCACACCAGATCAAGTTTTTGGATCTGCTGCAAAACCACATAGCAAAATACGGTTCCATTAAAACTGACGAACTGTTTCAACCACCATTCACTTCCCTGCACTCAGATGGCCTGGACGGCCTGTTTGAGGGAACACTGGCTGATGAGTTGTTTGACATTATCGACTCATTTCAGGAACAGAAAGAATAA
- a CDS encoding type I restriction-modification system subunit M encodes MITGQLRSKIDKLWEEFWTGGITNPLTVIEQISFLMFARLLDMRESTEEKKWSRKHKNKPFPGVYFSPDQQHLRWSQLRQEADGEKILKIVRDEVFPHFRHLGQQADQAGATVPQNTFNQYMKDATLMINKPTLLVSAITMIDALPLNQGDTKGDLYEYLLSKLTTAGINGQFRTPRHIIRTMVDLVLEGNHEEAISWTVGDPACGTGGFLVEFMQALREHFTSPQGIHVDEETGEKTYTGDLIEPAQWKHIKSEMYHGFDFDVTMLRIAAMNLMLHEIDTPDINYQDTLSTNFTDRKETQQWAEDAFDLILANPPFKGSLDEEDVHKTLTGKVKTKKTELLFLVLMLRMLKLGGRCAVIVPDGVTFGSSKAHKMLRQMLVEENQLEAIIKLPSGVFKPYAGVSTAILLFTKGGQTDNVFFFDVQADGRTLDDKRDKIGAADDWQDLDVLRKIWPKWNGGAGKKHFQDRTAQAFCVPKKELKENAYDLSINRYKEIVHEEEEYDPPKVILTRLKKLEAEIASDLEELEAMLG; translated from the coding sequence ATGATTACAGGACAGTTACGCAGCAAAATCGACAAGCTCTGGGAAGAATTCTGGACAGGCGGTATTACCAACCCGCTGACCGTAATTGAACAGATTTCCTTCCTGATGTTTGCCCGTTTGCTCGACATGCGAGAAAGCACCGAAGAAAAAAAATGGTCCCGCAAGCATAAAAACAAACCGTTTCCCGGCGTGTATTTCTCCCCCGATCAGCAGCACCTCCGCTGGAGTCAGCTCCGTCAGGAAGCCGATGGAGAGAAAATCCTGAAGATCGTGCGGGATGAAGTCTTCCCTCATTTTCGTCATCTTGGACAGCAGGCAGACCAGGCAGGGGCAACCGTCCCCCAGAACACCTTCAATCAGTATATGAAGGATGCCACGCTGATGATCAACAAGCCGACTCTGCTGGTTTCGGCAATCACCATGATTGATGCCCTTCCGCTGAATCAGGGGGACACCAAGGGGGACCTCTATGAATACCTGCTCAGCAAGCTGACCACAGCTGGCATCAACGGTCAGTTCCGTACCCCCCGGCATATTATCCGCACCATGGTCGACCTGGTGCTGGAAGGGAACCATGAGGAAGCCATTTCCTGGACCGTGGGGGACCCGGCCTGTGGAACGGGGGGCTTTCTGGTGGAATTCATGCAGGCACTTCGCGAGCATTTTACCTCTCCGCAAGGCATTCATGTTGACGAAGAGACAGGAGAAAAGACTTATACCGGCGACCTGATTGAACCGGCCCAGTGGAAGCACATCAAAAGCGAGATGTATCACGGGTTTGATTTCGACGTTACCATGCTGCGGATTGCGGCCATGAACCTGATGCTGCATGAAATCGACACGCCAGACATCAACTACCAGGATACCCTCAGCACGAACTTCACCGATCGGAAGGAAACGCAGCAGTGGGCCGAAGACGCCTTTGACCTGATTTTGGCCAATCCTCCGTTCAAGGGGTCGCTGGATGAAGAAGATGTCCACAAAACACTGACTGGGAAGGTTAAGACTAAAAAGACCGAACTGCTGTTTCTGGTTCTGATGCTGCGAATGCTCAAGCTGGGAGGCCGCTGTGCAGTGATTGTGCCGGACGGTGTGACTTTCGGATCTTCCAAGGCTCACAAAATGCTGCGTCAGATGCTGGTAGAAGAGAACCAGCTGGAGGCAATCATCAAACTCCCCTCCGGGGTCTTTAAGCCATACGCCGGTGTGAGTACGGCGATCCTGCTGTTTACCAAAGGGGGTCAGACAGACAACGTCTTCTTCTTCGATGTCCAGGCCGATGGCCGGACGCTGGACGACAAGCGGGACAAGATCGGAGCCGCCGACGACTGGCAGGACCTGGATGTCCTCCGGAAAATCTGGCCGAAATGGAACGGGGGAGCGGGTAAGAAGCATTTCCAGGACCGCACAGCTCAAGCCTTTTGTGTGCCGAAAAAAGAGCTTAAGGAAAACGCCTATGATCTTTCGATTAACCGGTACAAGGAAATTGTGCATGAAGAAGAGGAGTATGATCCACCGAAAGTGATTCTGACTCGTCTGAAAAAACTGGAAGCAGAAATCGCCTCCGATCTTGAAGAACTGGAGGCAATGCTGGGATGA
- a CDS encoding restriction endonuclease subunit S: MTLLTKTEMRPLGDVCEVFAGYAWKSKQFNTCGRGLPVIRIQNVGTSDHSDLVYWEHDYNSRFLINEGDLLLSLSGSFRIAKWDGPLALLNQRVVKLTPNEELNERWLYYAISRQLDHIERMGKHALVNNVSIADLRRLEIPLPPLSEQKRIADILDKADAIRRKRQEATVKYGTLGASAFLEFFGDPLTNPQGWKLETLDIVASQGSRGLKRGPFGGALKKEIFVDQGFKVYEQKHAIADDFTIGSYYIDEDKYEEMKAFSVLPNDLIVSCSGTMGRVAIVPETAEPGIINQALLRITPDTSKVSSLYLKMLLETTPVQRHLYGFSRGSGLKNFPPMSEVRSLPVPIPSSERLSDFHKYMVKVDTAGKKLAEVEKDTEKLFNSLVQRAFKGQL; the protein is encoded by the coding sequence ATGACCTTACTGACGAAAACAGAGATGCGGCCTTTGGGCGACGTCTGCGAAGTTTTCGCTGGCTATGCCTGGAAATCGAAGCAATTCAATACCTGCGGACGCGGACTTCCGGTTATCCGGATTCAAAATGTTGGAACAAGCGATCATTCTGATCTTGTCTATTGGGAGCACGATTACAATTCGCGTTTCCTGATCAATGAAGGCGACTTGCTTCTGTCTCTGTCAGGGAGCTTTCGAATTGCCAAGTGGGATGGTCCGCTGGCATTGCTAAATCAACGCGTTGTAAAGCTCACCCCAAATGAAGAGTTGAATGAGCGGTGGTTATACTACGCAATAAGCCGCCAACTCGATCACATTGAACGGATGGGGAAACATGCCCTAGTAAACAATGTGTCAATTGCCGATCTTCGGAGACTTGAGATCCCTCTCCCGCCGCTGTCGGAGCAGAAGCGGATCGCCGACATCCTCGACAAAGCCGACGCCATCCGCCGCAAACGGCAGGAAGCAACCGTAAAATATGGAACGTTGGGGGCTTCGGCGTTTCTTGAATTTTTCGGAGACCCATTGACGAATCCGCAGGGTTGGAAACTCGAAACACTTGATATAGTCGCCAGTCAAGGGAGTCGCGGTCTAAAACGCGGTCCTTTCGGTGGAGCACTCAAGAAAGAGATCTTCGTCGATCAAGGATTCAAAGTGTATGAACAAAAGCATGCGATTGCCGACGACTTCACCATCGGTAGTTACTATATCGACGAAGATAAATATGAGGAAATGAAAGCGTTTTCGGTTCTTCCTAACGATCTGATCGTGAGTTGCTCAGGTACGATGGGGCGAGTAGCTATTGTTCCTGAAACAGCTGAACCGGGAATCATCAATCAAGCACTACTGAGAATTACTCCCGACACGTCAAAAGTATCATCACTCTATTTGAAAATGCTGCTTGAAACGACGCCTGTCCAACGGCATTTGTACGGTTTCTCACGCGGATCTGGGCTGAAGAACTTTCCCCCTATGTCTGAGGTTCGGTCGCTGCCAGTTCCCATCCCTTCCTCGGAGAGACTTTCAGACTTCCACAAATATATGGTCAAAGTAGATACAGCTGGTAAAAAGCTTGCCGAAGTGGAGAAGGACACGGAGAAGCTTTTTAACTCTCTCGTTCAACGTGCATTTAAAGGGCAATTGTAG
- a CDS encoding restriction endonuclease subunit S domain-containing protein codes for MKDRKQSGHFHYPTRLAQMIADIARLYQPSTAIDPNCDDLTVLNHCDFLAAKRAIFRNPNSLDQAEATGTDIDLGIGDFWREPLDELFDLVITTTLPFGARIEIGGRIKKLDEIIANRCLDIVAPNGICILIVPSHYLYLSVYNSLRERILDYMSLDASIEITPSTLRDSLEISIPLTLLVIRNGPQKSQGTFLAKYESGSESEIVSSIESGTGDFFVQSDKLRDRWDRSFHDPAYQKLENKLKGFETKALRDIAQIRRGKPTTRDQYSDFGEILIVSPRHVHSGDLTVTDRDRCVSNVDDSELLQPGDVLVSLSRPSVCVYQPDSPPAIAGMQVAVIRSLQGNYIATFLRSEMGSSIFQQQMDRHSKGTTIESISPSDLIKIQIPILPLEDLNSISDEAISEADSSELEALKTELLRVRHMLETSEARRESAESQLEEEKTTNRENNAHHQLVESQLGKILEQQTVLNSQIDQVLKILTGMREQIDSIKQGSRKDEEKLSLICTQLEEWTKQSVSQKRNFAGYVRIVQSWLDEWDILDQLTQQFLPSAEHLYDELERLKASDFSPFIVQYCRSLENEILTKLFVTYHEDFNKRISNKECFLKSDLIDLESGDLHPKTGKFAKALKNDQQKYTLGDMKWVMGLMKSGGKTLASSPLLQDFKAFSLKYFDERITQKDFLKMLTEITDDYRNKSAHPYLMGKSEADKCLQLVRRSLTDFLESYQSDSNPLSDKDK; via the coding sequence ATGAAAGATCGAAAACAATCAGGGCATTTTCACTACCCGACGCGGCTCGCCCAGATGATCGCTGATATTGCGAGACTCTATCAACCTAGCACTGCAATTGATCCAAATTGCGATGATCTAACAGTCTTGAATCACTGCGATTTTCTAGCTGCAAAACGAGCAATCTTCCGAAATCCAAACTCATTGGATCAAGCGGAAGCGACCGGCACTGACATTGATCTGGGGATAGGAGATTTTTGGAGAGAACCTTTGGATGAACTCTTCGACCTCGTTATAACAACGACACTCCCTTTCGGAGCTCGAATTGAAATTGGTGGACGAATAAAAAAGCTCGACGAGATAATTGCAAACAGATGTCTGGACATTGTCGCCCCGAACGGAATTTGTATTTTGATCGTACCAAGTCACTATCTCTACTTATCAGTATATAATTCTCTTCGCGAGCGAATTCTTGACTACATGTCTCTAGATGCATCGATCGAAATTACTCCCAGTACTCTCAGAGACTCTTTAGAAATCAGCATTCCACTAACTCTTCTAGTAATCAGAAATGGCCCTCAAAAGTCACAAGGAACTTTCTTAGCCAAGTATGAGTCAGGTAGCGAGTCAGAAATCGTATCATCAATTGAAAGCGGGACAGGGGATTTCTTTGTTCAATCAGACAAATTGAGAGATCGATGGGATAGAAGTTTTCACGATCCTGCCTATCAGAAATTAGAAAATAAACTGAAAGGTTTTGAGACGAAGGCCCTGAGAGACATTGCACAAATCCGACGAGGCAAGCCTACGACTCGCGATCAATACTCGGATTTTGGGGAGATTCTCATCGTCTCACCTCGTCACGTCCACTCCGGTGATCTGACAGTTACCGATCGAGACAGATGTGTTTCTAACGTCGATGATTCCGAACTTCTTCAGCCTGGCGATGTACTTGTTAGCCTCTCTCGACCATCGGTATGTGTTTATCAGCCAGATTCCCCTCCAGCCATAGCTGGCATGCAAGTCGCTGTTATAAGGAGCCTTCAAGGAAACTACATCGCAACTTTCCTCCGAAGTGAGATGGGATCATCAATTTTTCAACAACAGATGGATCGTCATTCTAAGGGTACCACGATTGAATCTATCTCTCCGTCAGATTTGATTAAAATACAAATTCCAATTCTTCCTCTCGAAGATTTGAATTCTATTAGCGATGAGGCGATTTCGGAGGCAGACTCCTCCGAACTAGAAGCTTTAAAAACTGAGCTTCTTAGAGTTCGTCACATGCTAGAAACGTCTGAAGCAAGAAGAGAATCAGCAGAATCGCAACTCGAAGAAGAAAAGACCACCAATAGGGAAAATAATGCTCACCATCAACTGGTCGAATCTCAGTTGGGCAAGATTCTTGAACAGCAAACTGTACTGAACTCTCAGATCGATCAGGTTTTAAAGATACTTACAGGAATGCGTGAGCAGATTGATTCAATCAAGCAGGGATCAAGAAAAGATGAAGAAAAACTTTCGTTGATCTGTACTCAACTTGAAGAGTGGACAAAACAATCGGTTTCACAGAAAAGAAATTTCGCAGGGTATGTGAGGATCGTTCAGAGTTGGCTAGATGAGTGGGACATACTCGATCAATTGACACAGCAATTTTTACCATCTGCCGAACACCTCTACGATGAGCTGGAAAGATTAAAAGCTTCGGATTTCTCGCCGTTTATAGTGCAGTACTGTAGATCACTTGAGAATGAAATATTGACGAAGCTGTTCGTGACTTACCACGAAGACTTCAATAAACGCATCTCGAACAAAGAGTGCTTTCTGAAATCCGACTTAATCGATTTGGAATCGGGGGATTTACATCCAAAAACTGGAAAATTCGCGAAGGCTTTGAAGAACGATCAGCAAAAGTACACACTAGGTGACATGAAATGGGTCATGGGCCTAATGAAATCAGGTGGAAAAACTTTGGCGTCCAGTCCATTGCTTCAGGATTTCAAGGCATTCTCCTTAAAATATTTTGATGAAAGGATCACGCAGAAGGATTTCTTAAAGATGCTTACAGAGATCACTGATGATTATCGCAACAAGTCTGCTCATCCTTACCTCATGGGTAAATCAGAAGCCGATAAGTGTCTTCAACTCGTAAGACGTTCTCTCACTGATTTTCTCGAATCTTATCAAAGTGATAGCAATCCCCTTTCGGACAAAGACAAATGA